A segment of the Streptomyces sp. Tu 2975 genome:
GTCCGCGGCCCCCGGGGCCGAGGCGTCCGCGCTGGAGCACTGGAACGGCTGGGGCGCGGTACGGCTGCTGGACGCCGCCGACGGCGAACTCCTGCTGGAGCGGCTGCACACCGAGGTCTCGCTCCGATCCCTCCCTGAGGCCAAGGCTCTGCTGGAGGCGGCGGGCACCGTACGACGGCTGTGGGTCGAGCCGCCGGCCGGCCATGCCTTCGAGACGGTGGCGGACCGCACGGCACGGCAGGCGGCGACGATGCGGAGCTCCGCGGAGCCGCTCGTCGCGGCCGCGCTGGCGGCCCGGGACGAACTGGTCGCGGCAGCGCCGGAAGAACTGCTGCTGCACGGCAACTTCCGCCAGGGGAAGGTGCTTTCCGGCGACCGCGCGCCATGGCTGGCGGTCGGACCCGAGCCCGTGGTCGGCGAACGCGCGTACGACCTGGCCCGCCTCGCCCGCGACCGCGTCGAGGACCTCGTCGCGTCCTCCGCGGGCGCGTCGGCGGCCCGCCGCAGGCTGAACCGCCTCGCGGACTCCCTGGAGGTCGACCGCGACCGGCTACGGGGCTGGACGCTGTTCCGCGCGGTGGAGTCGGGCCTGCGTGCGGTGGCCGGGGGCGGCACGCGGAGGGGGAACTGGCGCTGGAGTTCGCTGGCTGGCTGTAGTCGTGGCCCGCCCGCTGCGCGGGGAAGCAAGCCCGCGCAGCGGCCGCCCCTCTGTCTACCCCCGCAGCCGCGCCACCGCGTCCGCCACCGTGAGCTCCTCCCGCTCCCCCGTCCGGCGGTCCTTCAGTTCCAGGACGCCCTCGGCCGAGCGGCGGCCGGCCACCAGGATCTTGGGGACGCCGATCAGCTCCGCGTCCGTGAACTTCACACCCGGGGAGACGCCCGCGCGGTCGTCGACCAGGACCCGCAGGCCCGCCGCGCCGAGCTGCTCGGCGACGTCGAGGGCGAGCTCGGTCTGCAGGGCCTTGCCGGCGGCGACGACGTGGACGTCTGCCGGGGCGATCTCGCGGGGCCAGCACAGGCCCTGCTCGTCGGCGGTCTGCTCGGCGAGCGCGGCCACCGCGCGCGAGACGCCGACGCCGTACGAACCCATCGTCACGCGGACGGGCTTGCCGTTCTGGCCGAGCACGTCGAGCTGGAAGGCGTCCGCGTACTTGCGGCCGAGCTGGAAGATGTGGCCGATCTCGATCGCGCGGTCCAGCTTGAGGCCGGTGCCGCAAGAGGGGCACGGGTCGCCGTCCTCGACGACCACGACGTCGAGGTAGTCGTCGACCTCGAAGTCCCGGCCGGCGACAACGTTCTTCGCGTGGAAACCCGCCCGGTTGGCGCCGGTGATCCATGCGGTACCGGGGGCGATGCGCGGGTCGGCGATGTAGCGGACCTTCTCGAGGCCCTGCGGGCCGACGTAGCCGCGGACCAGGTCCGGGCGGTCCACGAAGTCCTCCGCGGTGACCAGCTCGACCTCCGCGGGGGCCAGGTGGTCGCCCAGCTTGCCGAGGTCGACCTCGCGGTTGCCGGGTACGCCGACCGCGACGATCTCGCCGTCGACCTTGACCAGCAGGTTCTTCAGGGTGGCGGACGCCGGGACTCCCAGGTGGTCGGCGAGCGTCTCGATGGTCGGGGTGTCGGGGGTGTCCAGTTCCTCGACCGGGCCGTGCGCGGCGCCTTCGACCGGGGCGAGCGCGAAGGTGACGGCCTCGGTGTTGGCCGCGTAGTCGCAGGACGGGCAGTACACGAAGGTGTCCTCGCCCGCCGGGGCCGGCGCCAGGAACTCCTCGGAGGCGGAGCCGCCCATGGCCCCCGACACGGCGGAGACGATCTTGTGCTTCAGGCCGAGGCGCTCGAAGATCCGGACGTACGCCTCGCGGTGCAGGGCGTAGGACCGGGCGAGGCCCTCGTCGGAGGTGTCGAAGGAGTACGAGTCCTTCATCTGGAACTCGCGGCCGCGCAGGATGCCCGAGCGGGGACGCGCCTCGTCGCGGTACTTCGTCTGGATCTGGTAGAGGATCACCGGCAGGTCCTTGTAGGACGTGCACTGGTCCTTGACGAGCTGGGTGAAGATCTCTTCGTGGGTCGGGCCGAGGAGGTAGTCGGCGCCCTTGCGGTCCTTGAGACGGAACAGCTCCGCACCGTACTCCTCCCAGCGGCCCGTCGCCTCGTAGGGCTCCTTGGGCAGCAGCGCCGGCAGCAGGACCTCCTGCGCGCCGATGGCGTCCATCTCCTCGCGCACGACGCGGGTGACGTTCTCCAGGACGCGCTTGCCGAGCGGCAGCCAGGACCAGATGCCCGCTGCGTTGCGGCGGACGTAACCGGCGCGCACGAGGAGCTTGTGGCTGAGCGTCTCTGCGTCCGCCGGGTCGTCGCGCAGTGTCTTGACCATCAGACGGGACATGCGCTGGACCTGGGCCATGGTGAACTCCTGCTCGGAACGTGTGATGTGCAGGAGGTTAGCCGGGGCGCGGCCGCAGGCGGAAATCAGTTCGCTCGCCGCAGCGGCAGCGGGGCGCCCATCACCGCGTAGGGGCTGGGGGCGCTCGGGAACAGCACCTGGCCGGCGAGGTCCTGGTAGCCGAGCCTGCGGTACAGGGCGCGGGCCGGGCTCTCGGTGTCGATCGCGGAGAGGATCGAGCGGGGCAGGCGGCATCCGTCGGTGAGGGTGGTGATCAGTTCGCGTCCGACGCCGCGCCCCTGGAAGTCGGGGTGGACGTGGAGTTCGGTGATGACGAACGAGTCGTCGAGCCAGCCGTCGGCGCCGTTGCGGCGCAGATACGGCTCGACCACGGTGGACCACCAGTGACTGCGGTCGTTGGGCATGCCGTAGACGAATCCGACGAGCCGGCCCGCCTCCGTTGTCGCGCCGAGCGCCCGGGCTCCCGGGTTCTGCAGGTGGCGCAGCACGATGTAGCGGCGGATGTCGATCTCGTCGTCGCTGAGCCCGAAGGCGAGCGCCTGCACGGCGAGCGCTTCGTCGACCCGCGCGGTCAGATCGAGCGGTTCGACGACGACGTCGGGGGCCTGCGAGCCGTCCCCGCTGAGTGCTGCCATGGGCCGAACCCTACTTGGCGTCGTGGCCGCTCAGTACGGGGTGCCGGGAATCAGAACAGCACGCTCATGAAGGCGCCGACCTCGCGGAAGCCGACCCTGCGGTAGGACGCCCTGGCGGCGGTGTTGTAGTCGTTGACGTACAGGCTGACGATCGGGGAGACGTCCGCCAGGGCGTAGCGCAGGACGGCCGCCATGCCGGTCACCGACAGTCCCATGCCCCGGTACTCGGGGTCGACCCAGACGCCCTGGATCTGGCACGCCTGGGGG
Coding sequences within it:
- a CDS encoding proline--tRNA ligase, whose protein sequence is MAQVQRMSRLMVKTLRDDPADAETLSHKLLVRAGYVRRNAAGIWSWLPLGKRVLENVTRVVREEMDAIGAQEVLLPALLPKEPYEATGRWEEYGAELFRLKDRKGADYLLGPTHEEIFTQLVKDQCTSYKDLPVILYQIQTKYRDEARPRSGILRGREFQMKDSYSFDTSDEGLARSYALHREAYVRIFERLGLKHKIVSAVSGAMGGSASEEFLAPAPAGEDTFVYCPSCDYAANTEAVTFALAPVEGAAHGPVEELDTPDTPTIETLADHLGVPASATLKNLLVKVDGEIVAVGVPGNREVDLGKLGDHLAPAEVELVTAEDFVDRPDLVRGYVGPQGLEKVRYIADPRIAPGTAWITGANRAGFHAKNVVAGRDFEVDDYLDVVVVEDGDPCPSCGTGLKLDRAIEIGHIFQLGRKYADAFQLDVLGQNGKPVRVTMGSYGVGVSRAVAALAEQTADEQGLCWPREIAPADVHVVAAGKALQTELALDVAEQLGAAGLRVLVDDRAGVSPGVKFTDAELIGVPKILVAGRRSAEGVLELKDRRTGEREELTVADAVARLRG
- a CDS encoding GNAT family N-acetyltransferase, with translation MAALSGDGSQAPDVVVEPLDLTARVDEALAVQALAFGLSDDEIDIRRYIVLRHLQNPGARALGATTEAGRLVGFVYGMPNDRSHWWSTVVEPYLRRNGADGWLDDSFVITELHVHPDFQGRGVGRELITTLTDGCRLPRSILSAIDTESPARALYRRLGYQDLAGQVLFPSAPSPYAVMGAPLPLRRAN